In Corylus avellana chromosome ca2, CavTom2PMs-1.0, the following proteins share a genomic window:
- the LOC132172535 gene encoding L-type lectin-domain containing receptor kinase IX.1-like — protein sequence MLPLFLFLLLLPTAYSVSFQITRFDPTATDILYYGDAVPSVGAIEMNKVDYINRVGWAVYATRVPLWDSHTRRLADFTTHYSFTIDTQGASSYGHGLAFFLAPVGFEIPPNSAGGFLGLFNTTTSDSPQNQILLVEFDSFSNPEWDPSFEHVGINNNSVSSAVYTPWNASLHSGDTADVWITYNGSTKNLTVSWKYRRTSNVWENTSLFYEIDLMEILPKWVTVGFSAATGMYVERHTIQSWEFSSSLDIKETNGKNVKKKRLVVGLTVSVGVLIAGAIITFVVLWTWKGKKKEKAETVNLTSINDDLERGAGPRRFSYDELASATYNFSNERKLGEGGFGAVYKGHFIDLDMPIAVKKISRGSKQGKKEYITEVKIISRLRHRNLVQLIGWCHDKGEFLLVYEYMPNGSLDTHLFGKRNPLHWAVRYKISLGLGSALLYLHEEWEQCVVHRDIKSSNVMLDSSFGVKLGDFGLARLMDHELGPQTTGLVGTLGYMVPEYISTGRASKESDVYSFGVVVLEITTGRRSGYPMEEDSDVGLVQWVWNLYGRGDLLLAVDGKLQNDFDEKQVECLMIVGLWCAHPDRSLRPSIRQAIHVLNFDATIPNLPTQMPVPLYHIPTPLVSSGEPLITTSLEDGR from the coding sequence ATGTTgcctctcttcctcttccttctccttcttcccaCAGCTTATTCAGTTTCTTTCCAAATAACTCGCTTTGATCCCACTGCCACCGACATACTATATTATGGAGATGCAGTTCCTTCTGTTGGAGCCATTGAAATGAATAAAGTTGATTATATAAACCGAGTTGGTTGGGCCGTCTATGCTACGAGGGTGCCTCTCTGGGACTCTCATACGAGAAGACTTGCTGACTTTACTACACATTATTCCTTCACTATTGACACTCAAGGTGCTTCCTCTTATGGCCATGGGCTAGCATTCTTCTTGGCTCCTGTTGGGTTTGAAATCCCGCCGAATTCAGCCGGTGGATTTCTAGGCCTATTCAACACCACAACCAGTGATTCTCCtcagaaccaaattcttcttGTTGAGTTCGACTCATTCTCGAACCCTGAATGGGATCCTTCATTTGAGCATGTGGGGATTAACAACAACTCAGTTTCTTCTGCGGTTTACACTCCTTGGAATGCCAGCTTGCACAGTGGAGACACAGCTGATGTATGGATCACCTACAATGGTTCTACCAAGAATTTGACTGTCTCTTGGAAGTATCGAAGGACCTCAAATGTTTGGGAGAATACCAGTCTTTTTTATGAAATTGATCTCATGGAAATTCTTCCTAAGTGGGTCACAGTTGGATTCTCAGCTGCTACAGGTATGTATGTAGAGCGACATACAATTCAATCATGGGaattcagttcaagtttggacATTAAGGAAACAAATGGAAAGAATGTGAAAAAGAAGAGATTGGTGGTTGGTCTAACAGTTTCAGTTGGTGTCCTGATAGCAGGGGCAATAATAACGTTTGTAGTATTGTGGACAtggaagggaaagaagaaggaaaaagcaGAGACAGTGAACTTAACCTCGATAAATGACGACCTAGAAAGAGGAGCGGGGCCAAGAAGGTTCTCCTATGACGAGCTTGCTTCAGCTACATACAACTTCTCAAATGAGAGGAAGTTGGGTGAAGGAGGGTTCGGCGCCGTTTACAAAGGGCATTTTATTGATTTAGACATGCCAATTGCTGTGAAGAAAATCTCAAGGGGGTCTAAACAGGGGAAGAAAGAATATATCACCGAAGTGAAAATCATTAGCCGGTTGAGGCACCGAAATCTAGTGCAACTCATAGGATGGTGTCATGACAAAGGTGAGTTCTTACTTGTCTATGAGTATATGCCAAATGGTAGCCTTGATACTCACCTCTTTGGCAAGAGGAATCCTCTCCATTGGGCAGTGAGATACAAGATATCTCTTGGGTTGGGCTCTGCGTTactttatcttcatgaagagtGGGAGCAATGTGTGGTTCACCGGGATATCAAATCGAGCAATGTCATGCTAGACTCTAGTTTCGGTGTAAAGCTTGGTGACTTTGGGTTAGCTCGGCTTATGGATCACGAGCTAGGTCCACAAACAACCGGGTTGGTTGGAACTTTAGGATACATGGTTCCAGAATACATAAGTACAGGTAGGGCTAGTAAAGAGTCGGATGTGTATAGCTTTGGGGTGGTTGTCTTAGAAATTACTACTGGAAGAAGGTCAGGTTATCCTATGGAAGAGGATTCTGATGTAGGGTTGGTCCAATGGGTTTGGAATCTTTATGGGAGAGGAGATCTTCTTTTGGCCGTGGATGGGAAGCTACAAAATGATTTTGACGAAAAACAAGTCGAGTGCTTAATGATTGTTGGACTTTGGTGTGCTCATCCTGATCGAAGTCTCAGGCCTTCCATTAGGCAAGCAATTCACGTTCTTAATTTTGATGCAACAATACCAAATCTTCCAACACAGATGCCTGTTCCTTTGTATCATATACCTACCCCATTAGTCAGTTCCGGTGAACCTTTGATAACTACAAGCCTTGAAGATGGTCGTTAA